The following coding sequences lie in one Stenotrophomonas rhizophila genomic window:
- the ppc gene encoding phosphoenolpyruvate carboxylase: protein MNEYRSSIVFATPDIPLRDDVRRLGALVGDLLAEQVSTQFFDDVEQVRTRAIARRESDAPLSDLNDALTGLPPERAEAMVRAFSTYFQVVNIAERVHRIRRRRDYQRAGTAAPQPDGLQDALLNLKAQGVTLAELAEWLPRIDIEPVFTAHPTEAVRRALLEKEQLMVASLVDNLDGQRTPGEAAADAARFRMALTASWQTTDSSPVRPTVDDEREHVGFYLVQVLYRVIPVLYESLQQALLDTYGEDLPLPRLLRFGTWVGGDMDGNPNVDAGTIRHTLDAQRQAVLGRYQKDLLQLASLLSQSTERIAVSAALQARVAHYEQLLPQVKSRPRHADMPYRLLNDRMRARVQATLDDADGAYASPEELEHDIQLILDSLHANKGDHAGGFAVRRLLWRVRTFGFHLARLDVRQESSVHGRALASVLDGQDVWDAADAVTRAARLAPFASGEQALPPSTEEGGQRLDAVFAALADARRRHGADALGSYIISMAHDRSDVLAVLALARRGGLVDDAGAVPLDIAPLFETVDDLKRGTDTLRDLLADPVYRTHLAARGDVQMVMLGYSDSGKDGGIAASRWGLQRAQVELLEVAAENGIRLTFFHGRGGSISRGGGKTTHAVDASPRGSIDGRLRVTEQGEVIHRKYGIRALALRSLEQSTGAVLRSSLRPRAAEPREEQWRPVMDRVAEKSAEAYRAFVGQKDFMQYFRQATPIDVIERMTLGSRPSRRLGEDAALSNLRAIPWVFAWSQARAVIPGWYGVGSGLQAAIEAGHADTLKEMARDWPFFSTFLDDIAMVLSKGDITIAEQFSQLSGPLHGTFFPQIQRELDLTAQQILALTGQDELLQHDQRLALSIRLRNPYIDPISVLQVDLLRRWRASGGEDDDVLRALVACVNGVSQGVQNTG from the coding sequence TGACGTGGAACAGGTGCGCACGCGCGCCATCGCCCGCCGCGAAAGCGACGCCCCGTTGTCCGACCTCAACGATGCGCTGACCGGCCTGCCGCCCGAGCGCGCCGAAGCAATGGTGCGTGCGTTCAGCACCTACTTCCAGGTGGTCAACATCGCCGAGCGCGTGCATCGCATCCGCCGTCGCCGCGACTACCAGCGCGCCGGCACCGCCGCGCCGCAGCCCGATGGCCTGCAGGATGCGCTGCTCAACCTCAAGGCGCAGGGCGTGACCCTGGCCGAGCTGGCCGAGTGGCTGCCACGCATCGACATCGAGCCGGTGTTCACCGCGCACCCGACCGAAGCGGTGCGCCGCGCGCTGCTGGAAAAAGAGCAGCTGATGGTCGCCAGCCTGGTCGACAACCTCGACGGCCAACGCACCCCCGGTGAAGCCGCCGCCGACGCCGCGCGCTTCCGCATGGCGCTTACCGCCTCCTGGCAGACCACCGATTCCTCGCCGGTGCGCCCCACCGTGGACGACGAGCGCGAGCATGTCGGCTTCTATCTGGTGCAGGTGCTGTACCGGGTGATTCCGGTGCTGTACGAATCGCTGCAGCAGGCGCTGCTGGATACCTACGGCGAAGACCTGCCGCTGCCGCGCCTGCTGCGCTTCGGCACGTGGGTGGGCGGGGACATGGACGGCAACCCCAACGTCGACGCCGGCACCATCCGGCATACCCTGGACGCGCAGCGCCAGGCGGTGCTGGGCCGTTACCAGAAAGACCTGCTGCAGCTGGCCAGCCTGCTCAGCCAGTCCACCGAGCGGATCGCGGTGAGTGCCGCGCTGCAGGCGCGCGTGGCGCACTACGAACAGCTGCTACCCCAGGTGAAGTCACGGCCACGCCATGCCGACATGCCGTACCGCCTGCTCAACGACCGCATGCGCGCGCGCGTGCAGGCCACCCTGGACGATGCCGACGGCGCCTATGCGTCGCCGGAGGAACTCGAGCACGACATCCAGTTGATCCTGGACAGCCTGCACGCCAACAAGGGCGACCATGCCGGCGGCTTCGCGGTGCGTCGCCTGCTGTGGCGGGTGCGCACCTTCGGCTTCCACCTGGCGCGGCTGGACGTGCGCCAGGAGTCGAGCGTGCACGGCCGCGCACTGGCCAGCGTGCTGGATGGCCAGGACGTTTGGGACGCGGCCGATGCGGTCACCCGCGCGGCCCGGCTGGCGCCGTTCGCCAGCGGCGAGCAGGCGCTGCCGCCGAGCACCGAGGAGGGCGGTCAGCGCCTGGACGCGGTGTTCGCCGCACTGGCCGATGCACGCCGCCGCCACGGTGCCGACGCGCTGGGCAGCTACATCATTTCGATGGCGCACGACCGCAGCGACGTGCTCGCCGTACTGGCCCTGGCCCGTCGGGGCGGGCTGGTCGACGACGCCGGCGCGGTGCCGCTGGATATCGCCCCGCTGTTCGAAACGGTGGACGACCTCAAGCGTGGCACCGACACCCTGCGCGACCTGCTGGCCGACCCGGTCTACCGCACGCACCTGGCCGCGCGCGGGGATGTGCAGATGGTGATGCTGGGCTATTCGGACAGTGGCAAGGACGGCGGCATCGCCGCCTCGCGCTGGGGCCTGCAGCGGGCCCAGGTGGAACTGCTGGAGGTGGCCGCCGAGAACGGCATCCGCCTGACGTTCTTCCATGGCCGCGGCGGCTCGATCAGCCGCGGGGGCGGCAAGACCACCCATGCGGTGGACGCCTCGCCACGCGGCAGCATCGACGGCCGCCTGCGCGTGACCGAGCAGGGCGAAGTGATCCATCGCAAGTACGGCATCCGCGCGCTGGCGCTGCGCTCGCTGGAGCAGTCCACCGGTGCGGTGCTGCGTTCGAGCCTGCGCCCGCGTGCAGCAGAACCGCGCGAGGAACAGTGGCGCCCGGTGATGGATCGGGTGGCGGAGAAAAGCGCCGAGGCTTACCGTGCCTTCGTGGGCCAGAAAGACTTCATGCAGTACTTCCGGCAGGCCACGCCGATCGACGTGATCGAGCGGATGACGCTGGGCTCGCGCCCGTCGCGGCGGTTGGGCGAGGATGCCGCGCTGTCCAACCTGCGCGCCATTCCGTGGGTGTTCGCCTGGAGCCAGGCGCGCGCGGTGATTCCCGGCTGGTATGGCGTGGGCAGCGGCCTGCAGGCCGCGATCGAGGCCGGCCACGCGGACACCCTGAAGGAGATGGCGCGCGACTGGCCGTTCTTCAGCACCTTCCTGGACGACATCGCGATGGTGCTGAGCAAGGGCGACATCACCATTGCCGAGCAGTTCTCGCAGTTGTCCGGACCGTTGCACGGCACGTTCTTCCCGCAGATCCAGCGCGAGCTGGACCTGACCGCCCAGCAGATCCTGGCGCTGACCGGGCAGGACGAACTGCTGCAGCACGACCAGCGCCTGGCGCTGTCGATCCGCCTGCGCAACCCCTACATCGACCCGATCAGCGTGCTGCAGGTGGACCTGCTGCGCCGCTGGCGTGCCAGCGGCGGCGAGGACGACGATGTCCTGCGCGCGCTGGTGGCGTGCGTGAACGGCGTATCGCAGGGCGTGCAGAACACCGGGTGA